One Fusarium falciforme chromosome 1, complete sequence genomic window carries:
- a CDS encoding Glyco-trans-2-like domain-containing protein yields MSLFTWCAQRAGGLSMIVLIALCYWVISRESVTEQHRYKYEQPNNQGTYYSSTSTKGAGIWTYVFSYYCLLIHVLVCVFPLRACWTVWTLTQSLKRAAQSHSLLDLKKLASRRDSYTSVSSSETLISSHNGGCSSTTSEAGDIDPELYTDGVSGAGDNVIHAIVIPNYKEEHDTLKETLEVLASHPQAQDSYDVYLGMEQREANAEGKALGLIQEFAKKFRSIDFTLHPSDIPGEAAGKGSNIGWAARKLSEKYSMGVRRNVIITGIDADSHLSSGYFTILTNMHLSYPETALTTVYSAPVIFDRNAHAVPALVRVADILWCAAGMSGLYPGSTISPPTSVYSLPLDLVDRVGGWDCGSEAIGEDLHMYIKCFFTLNGNLTSRVIHSPVSQSNVTGGGSTLGDVRARYKQALRHMWGALDTGFALRSLVEMWQDRKQTSRTYQPLHCTFADANSLAIHESQLGSEGNDQPCENGIFSDITKDTIKEPHWEHVFYMMHRLFEAHFLPVHMAVLVLASTIYVKLTEGNEDPHDLAWIFSWCNVIRIFGFFQISIYVFLYESFHRVGVASREREMVKAGLASEMNFSRRSLGKNWVDYLVIPVVAPLYGTIPSAQALICQLWAQDLVYTVSKKATRRQIPIVRVDEMA; encoded by the exons ATGTCTCTCTTCACTTGGTGCGCTCAACGCGCCGGTGGTCTGAGTATGATCGTTTTGATTGCGCTCTGCTACTGGGTCATATCGCGCGAGTCGGTCACTGAGCAGCATCGATACAAGTATGAGCAACCCAACAACCAGGGCACGTATTACTCGTCTACGTCTACGAAGGGCGCGGGCATTTGGACCTACGTCTTCTCATACTATTGCCTCCTTATCCATGTCCTGGTCTGCGTCTTTCCTCTCCGCGCGTGCTGGACTGTCTGGACCCTCACGCAATCGTTGAAGCGCGCGGCGCAGAGCCATTCGCTCCTTGACCTGAAGAAGCTCGCCTCGCGCCGCGACTCGTACACGTCAGTATCGAGCTCAGAGACCCTCATCTCTAGCCACAATGGCGGGTGCTCCTCGACCACTAGCGAGGCCGGGGATATTGACCCTGAGCTTTACACAGACGGCGTGTCTGGGGCTGGTGACAATGTTATCCACGCCATCGTCATTCCCAACTACAAGGAAGAGCACGACACCCTCAAAGAGACGCTCGAGGTTTTGGCTTCTCACCCTCAGGCGCAGGACTCGTATGAT GTATATCTCGGAATGGAGCAGCGCGAGGCCAATGCCGAAGGCAAGGCCTTGGGTCTGATTCAGGAGTTTGCCAAAAAGTTCCGGTCAATCGACTTTACGCTTCATCCATCAGACATCCCTGGTGAAGCAGCAGGAAAGGGTAGCAACATTGGTTGGGCTGCGCGCAAGCTAAGCGAAAAGTACTCAATGGGAGTGAGGAGGAACGTCATTATCACAGGAATCGATG CCGACAGCCACCTCTCCTCCGGCTACTTTACAATTCTCACCAACATGCACTTGTCCTACCCTGAGACTGCGTTGACGACGGTGTATTCGGCTCCTGTCATTTTCGACCGCAACGCACACGCGGTTCCCGCCCTTGTCCGCGTGGCTGACATTCTCTGGTGTGCTGCTGGCATGTCAGGCCTCTACCCTGGCTCTACCATCTCCCCTCCCACATCTGTCTACTCCCTCCCCTTGGATCTGGTTGATCGTGTGGGTGGGTGGGATTGTGGCAGCGAAGCCATCGGCGAAGATCTTCACATGTACATCAAGTGTTTCTTCACTCTCAATGGCAACTTGACTAGTCGCGTCATCCACAGCCCCGTCAGCCAGAGCAACGTCACTGGTGGAGGCAGCACCTTGGGCGACGTCCGAGCCCGGTACAAGCAGGCCCTCCGTCACATGTGGGGAGCTCTCGACACTGGTTTCGCACTTCGCAGCCTGGTTGAGATGTGGCAGGACCGAAAGCAGACTTCTCGAACATATCAACCCCTTCACTGCACTTTCGCCGATGCCAACAGCCTCGCCATCCATGAGAGCCAGCTTGGAAGTGAGGGCAATGACCAGCCATGTGAGAACGGCATCTTCTCAGACATCACCAAGGACACTATCAAGGAACCGCACTGGGAACACGTCTTCTACATGATGCATCGGCTTTTTGAAGCGCATTTCCTCCCTGTTCACATGGCTGTCTTGGTGCTGGCCTCGACTATCTATGTCAAACTTACAGAAGGCAATGAAGATCCCCATGACCTTGCTTGGATTTTCAGCTGGTGCAACGTAATCCGCATTTTTGGCTTCTTTCAGATCAGCATCTACGTCTTCCTATATGAGAGCTTCCACCGGGTCGGCGTGGCAAGCCGCGAGAGGGAGATGGTCAAGGCGGGATTGGCCAGCGAGATGAACTTCTCTCGGCGATCTCTTGGAAAGAACTGGGTTGACTACCTTGTCATTCCCGTTGTTGCTCCCCTGTACGGCACCATCCCCAGCGCCCAGGCCCTGATCTGCCAGCTGTGGGCTCAAGATTTGGTCTACACTGTAAGCAAGAAGGCAACACGACGACAAATACCGATCGTGAGGGTGGACGAAATGGCTTAG
- a CDS encoding DJ-1 protein-PfpI domain-containing protein, with product MASKQLRIGVFIPTGAQFLDVATVDVLASMSKEYLGGLPHLPAHIAELAPSTKIIYITSPELFPDVPLTADLSIRATHTFEDEAVAPGKLDIVVVPGPDPSATFGDGATKWLRDQFHVKGVDVLSVCTGVFLCGAAGILDGKTVSGPRGLQNEMVKRHPKVKLVGEKYRWVQDGNLWSSGGVTNGNDLMAAYARASTKHWPGPVAEMGAMLTDVGDRSQIYGEGQNRFVLGVAWQIVKAWFMSLGKGKAKAS from the exons ATGGCATCCAAACAGCTACGAATCGGCGTCTTCATCCCCACAGGCGCACAGTTCCTCGACGTTGCGACTGTCGATGTGCTCGCCTCCATGTCCAAGGAGTACCTTGGCGGGCTTCCCCACCTCCCGGCGCACATCGCCGAACTGGCACCAAGCACCAAGATCATCTACATCACATCGCCGGAGCTCTTCCCGGACGTGCCCTTAACAGCCGACCTTTCGATCCGGGCAACGCACACCTTTGAGGACGAGGCCGTGGCGCCAGGCAAGCTGGACATTGTTGTTGTGCCTGGGCCGGACCCGAGCGCCACGTTTGGGGATGGCGCGACCAAGTGGCTGAGGGATCAGTTTCACGTCAAGGGTGTAGATGTCTTGAGCGTCTGTACGGGCGTGTTCCTCTGCGGCGCGGCGGGCATCTTGGACGGCAAGACCGTGAGTGGACCGAGAGGGTTGCAGAATGAGATGGTCAAGAGACATCCAAAGGTGAAGCTGGTGGGAGAAAAGTACCGATGGGTTCAAGACGGCAACCTATGGTCAAGTG GCGGCGTGACCAACGGCAACGACCTCATGGCTGCGTACGCCCGTGCGAGCACAAAGCACTGGCCTGGCCCCGTAGCCGAGATGGGCGCCATGTTGACCGACGTGGGTGATCGATCTCAGATCTATGGCGAGGGACAGAACAGGTTCGTGCTGGGAGTGGCTTGGCAGATTGTCAAGGCGTGGTTCATGAGCTTGGGGAAGGGCAAGGCGAAGGCGAGCTAG
- a CDS encoding FK506-binding protein has product MSAVPGPVYGLEVPPGEILIPAAMEFPASFRITMAAVDPTQEPEADGEGNVPAVPRSTLRLVKRAFPGLDDEDEDDEVDDEYLRALLAGEDDESDSDEEANGGPSDPAKSKKQKQAEAIKKLIESAQAESDEDEEMEDAKPKSKGKDKGKGKAVEEDSDEDDEDDDSDLDSEGADLENFVICTLDTERNYQQPLDITVNHGEKVFFVVTGTHTVYLTGNYIMDDDDDEDDEDEDDYDLDPEELDYELGGEDSDESDELDGLEDPRIQEIDSDEEEAPKLVPVKKGKNKRSAEEATEGLDELMAKDDAKLSKKQQKKLKNNKGEAVAAEDKKDAKKVQFAKNLEQGPTGSTEKAKQAKATPSVKVVQGVTVDDRTIGNGRTVKNGDTVGVRYIGKLQNGKQFDANKKGKPFSFKVGKGQVIKGWDIGVVGMSIGGERRLTIPAHLAYGSRGLPGIPANSTLTFDVKLLEIK; this is encoded by the exons ATGTCTGCTGTTCCTGGTCCCGTCTACGGCCTCGAGGTCCCGCCTGGCGAGATCTTGATTCCTGCCGCCATGGAGTTTCCTGCCTCT TTCCGCATCACAATGGCTGCCGTGGATCCCACCCAGGAGCCCGAGGCTGATGGTGAGGGCAACGTTCCCGCCGTTCCTCGCTCCACCCTCCGACTCGTCAAGCGAGCCTTCCCCGgtcttgatgacgaggacgaggacgatgaggttgatgacgAGTACCTGAGGGCCCTCCTCGCCGGAGAGGACGATGAGTCTGATtccgacgaggaggccaacGGTGGCCCCAGCGACCccgccaagtccaagaagcagaagcaggccgaagccatcaagaagctcatcgaGTCCGCCCAGGCCGAGtctgacgaggatgaggagatggaggatgccaagcccaagagcaagggcaaggataagggcaagggcaaggccgtcgaggaggactctgatgaggatgatgaggacgacgacagcgACCTCGATAGCGAGGGCGCCGACCTTGAGAACTTTGTCATTTGCACTCTCGACACCGAGCGA AACTACCAGCAGCCTCTTGACATCACCGTTAACCACGGTGAGAAGGTCTTCTTCGTCGTTACCGGTACCCACACCGTTTACCTCACCGGTAACTACATcatggatgacgatgatgatgaggatgatgaggatgaggatgactaCGACCTTGACCCTGAGGAGCTCGACTACGAGCTTGGTGGCGAGGACAGCGATGAGAGCGACGAGCTTGACGGCCTTGAGGACCCCCGCATCCAGGAGATCGActctgatgaggaggaggctcctAAGCTGGTGCccgtcaagaagggcaagaacaAGCGCTCCGCTGAGGAGGCTACCGagggtcttgatgagcttaTGGCCAAGGACGATGCCAAGCtctccaagaagcagcagaagaagctcaagaacaaCAAGGGCGAGGCTGTTGCcgccgaggacaagaaggacgcCAAGAAGGTTCAGTTCGCCAAGAACCTCGAGCAGGGCCCTACCGGCTCGACTgagaaggccaagcaggccaaggccacCCCCAGCGTCAAGGTTGTCCAGGGCGTCACCGTCGACGACCGAACCATTGGCAACGGCCGCACCGTCAAGAACGGCGACACTGTCGGTGTCCGATACATTGGCAAGCTCCAGAACGGCAAGCAGTTTGATG CcaacaagaagggcaagcCTTTCTCCTTCAAGGTCGGCAAGGGCCAGGTCATCAAGGGTTGGGACATTGGTGTCGTCGGCATGTCCATTGGCGGTGAGCGCCGCTTGACCATTCCCGCCCACCTTGCCTACGGCTCCCGAGGCCTTCCTGGCATCCCTGCCAACAGCACATTGACCTTTGAcgtcaagctcctcgagatcAAGTGA
- a CDS encoding Endo/exonuclease/phosphatase domain-containing protein: protein MVISSDTTENVTTPTATVIPDEDPQGLPTELNLLTLNCWGLLHISTLRAPRLDEIGRQLAILAPIPHIVALQECWTQEDYQAIRRHTRQILPYGKFYHSGAFGGGLAILSRWPIEESTMFKYPLNGRPTAFWRGDWYVGKGVACAKIRYGPRRKDVIEVFNTHTHAPYEPEPKSTYICHRTAQAWELSKLLRGAAERGHLVVAMGDFNMLPLSLAHRLITSHAPVRDVWRVLHPDSALGPAHHPAEKARRRPIPTADFNLLENGATSDSVYNTWRWTKNQQNRLRAGQACDVSPDAIDPRGKRLDYIFTSTGVEPDAPATTPGWIIKSAIVSMTERHPELHCSLSDHFAVQATLTRHTPSPISRPIGPRVETPSAALQTGAYLAPSSPASSTHSADASRSPNPDDQLHHGRFPDHDSLPMSGYDDVLAMIQSYHAREIRQRYWRGVHFFVALLVWLACLVAVWFSPGNYVAFILMLISSLGLAAGVVDGLLSLLFFSWEIRALKEFEWEIRNAKAVAAGDLVALTEAETQNSPGRRPKSSQ from the exons ATGGTCATCTCGAGCGACACCACCGAAAATGTCACCACGCCTACCGCGACCGTCATCCCTGATGAGGATCCTCAGGGCCTCCCGACCGAACTCAACCTCCTGACTCTCAACTGCTGGGGTCTTCTTCACATCTCGACCCTCCGCGCGCCTCGGCTCGACGAGATCGGTCGTCAGCTCGCCATTCTCGCCCCCATACCTCATATCGTAGCTCTACAGGAGTGCTGGACTCAGGAGGATTACCAGGCGATCCGCCGACATACTCGCCAGATTCTCCCCTATGGCAAATTCTACCACAGCGGCGCCTTTGGTGGCGGTCTAGCCATCCTCAGTCGCTGGCCTATTGAGGAGAGTACCATGTTCAAGTACCCCCTCAACGGCCGCCCGACTGCCTTCTGGAGAGGAGACTGGTATGTTGGTAAAGGTGTCGCATGTGCCAAGATTCGCTATGGACCCCGAAGAAAGGACGTTATTGAGGTCTTCAACACGCAT ACTCACGCCCCTTACGAGCCTGAACCCAAGAGCACCTACATCTGCCACCGTACCGCCCAGGCATGGGAACTCTCCAAGCTCCTTCGCGGCGCCGCTGAGCGCGGTCATCTTGTTGTCGCTATGGGCGACTTCAACATGCTCCCCCTATCTCTCGCCCACCGCCTTATCACCTCACACGCCCCTGTCCGCGACGTCTGGCGCGTCCTCCACCCTGACAGCGCACTCGGCCCTGCTCACCACCCCGCCGAGAAGGCTCGCCGCCGCCCGATTCCCACCGCCGacttcaacctcctcgagaaTGGCGCAACTAGTGATTCCGTCTACAACACCTGGCGGTGGACCAAGAACCAGCAGAACCGTCTGAGGGCAGGTCAAGCTTGCGATGTGTCGCCCGATGCTATCGATCCCCGTGGCAAGCGTCTCGACTACATATTCACCTCTACAGGTGTCGAACCTGATGCTCCAGCCACGACTCCAGGATGGATCATCAAGTCGGCCATCGTCTCCATGACCGAGCGTCATCCTGAGCTCCATTGCTCGCTCTCGGATCATTTTGCTGTTCAGGCGACCCTCACCCGACACACCCCTTCGCCAATCTCAAGGCCAATTGGACCTCGCGTCGAAACTCCCTCGGCTGCTCTCCAGACTGGCGCATACCTAGCTCCTAGTAGCCCAGCTAGCAGCACTCATTCTGCAGATGCCAGTCGATCTCCCAACCCTGACGACCAGCTCCATCACGGCCGGTTCCCGGATCACGATTCTCTCCCCATGTCTGGTTACGACGacgtcttggccatgattcAGTCGTATCATGCCCGTGAGATCCGCCAACGCTACTGGCGCGGTGTTCACTTTTTTGTTGCACTTCTCGTCTGGCTCGCCTGTTTGGTCGCTGTCTGGTTCAGCCCTGGAAACTACGTCGCTTTCATCCTCATGCTCATCAGCAGTTTGGGCTTAGCTGCTGGCGTAGTCGACGGTCTGCTCTCCctccttttcttctcctGGGAGATCAGGGCCCTCAAGGAGTTTGAATGGGAGATCCGCAATGCCAAGGCCGTGGCAGCTGGTGATCTCGTCGCCTTGACAGAGGCTGAGACTCAGAACAGTCCTGGACGAAGACCTAAATCATCTCAATGA
- a CDS encoding ABM domain-containing protein, with product MAAIFESFLIKFKPIFVTSPDSPPAALSSVTDQLKAIPGVESVHLGHPLEKPDHWVLGVRWASRAAHDAFISSSAATEWKASLRALLAEHPIVSPAAEYTGDVGAALAAPITEFCTCWGADESFTENNMKPFAEACDAGGLAGFHGLAYGQFVQAEHENPSVIPGLASRLLLGWDSKEAHLQHKNVGSVIDDNVFYLLARNKSLEMYHVPLHVI from the exons ATGGCCGCCATCTTCGAGTCGTTCCTAATCAAGTTCAAGCCCATCTTCGTAACTTCCCCTGACTCACCTCCCGCCGCCTTATCCTCCGTCACCGACCAGCTCAAGGCGATCCCAGGCGTCGAGTCCGTCCATCTAGGCCACCCGCTCGAGAAGCCCGACCACTGGGTCCTCGGCGTGCGCTGGGCCTCACGCGCCGCCCACGACGCCTTCATTTCGAGCTCCGCCGCAACGGAGTGGAAAGCCTCGCTGCGCGCCCTGCTGGCAGAGCATCCCATCGTCAGCCCTGCCGCCGAGTACACAGGCGATGTCGGCGCTGCACTTGCTGCTCCCATCACTGAGTTCTGCACGTGCTGGGGCGCAGACGAGAGCTTCACCGAGAACAATATGAAGCCCTTCGCTGAGGCTTGCGACGCCGGGGGCCTAGCGGGTTTCCATGGTCTGGCTTATGGCCAGTTTGTCCAGGCCGAGCATGAGAACCCATCGGTGATTCCTGGACTTGCTTCAAGATTGCTCCTAGGTTGGGATAGCAAGGAGGCCCATCTGCAGCACAAGAATGTTGGAAGTG TCATTGACGACAATGTATTCTACCTCCTTGCTCGGAACAAGAGTCTGGAGATG TACCATGTTCCCCTTCATGTAATCTAG